A genomic region of Streptomyces rimosus contains the following coding sequences:
- a CDS encoding cytochrome P450, with product MGTHIPGPEPRPDGGVDAVAAAGGLHRYQLWLHAEYGPVVRFQLPGAETAVSVADPVLLEATAHIDKRPERLFEFLAPLCEAGNLQVLPAEEHTPWRRVLLSVLAGRPSHERHFERFTELTTSLADRWAGQGEQEPVALQKELTALSLRMIGAYALGGDAADPEKVIAAFEEVLTEYLGRLYQVPVPGTEEERARRAEQALAYLRATVDRVLTAHRPDSRTDRSDLIGALVAAGEDPARIRDTVMVAMLAAHHTTGVAVSWTLHLLGRHPEVAERVAGELDRVLGDRAVPGYADLRRLTYLDMVLKESMRLFPPGPYGARETTEALVLGAYEVPAGTVIFYPFWAVHLNPDHWPEPERFVPERFLPEEVAKRPRLAYIPFGLGPRSCEGAGLATVEAQLVLAVLLKRFRFRPVPGHEVTPIERFVLWAADDIRMFVSRREVGAGSP from the coding sequence ATGGGTACGCACATTCCTGGACCCGAACCCCGGCCGGACGGCGGGGTGGATGCTGTCGCGGCGGCGGGTGGGCTGCACCGGTATCAGTTGTGGCTGCATGCCGAGTACGGGCCCGTGGTGCGGTTCCAGCTGCCGGGGGCGGAGACGGCCGTTTCGGTGGCGGATCCGGTGCTGCTGGAGGCCACGGCGCACATCGACAAGCGGCCGGAGCGGTTGTTCGAGTTTCTGGCACCGCTGTGCGAGGCGGGCAATCTGCAGGTGTTGCCGGCCGAGGAGCACACCCCGTGGCGTCGGGTGCTGTTGTCGGTGCTGGCCGGGCGGCCGTCGCACGAACGGCACTTCGAGCGGTTCACCGAGCTGACGACGTCCCTCGCGGACCGGTGGGCCGGGCAGGGCGAACAGGAACCGGTCGCGTTGCAGAAGGAACTGACCGCACTGTCGTTGCGGATGATCGGTGCGTACGCGCTGGGGGGCGACGCGGCGGATCCGGAGAAGGTCATCGCGGCCTTCGAGGAGGTGCTCACCGAGTATCTGGGGCGGCTCTACCAGGTGCCCGTGCCGGGTACGGAGGAGGAGCGCGCCCGGCGGGCGGAGCAGGCCCTCGCGTATCTGCGGGCGACCGTCGACCGGGTGCTGACGGCGCACCGCCCTGACAGCCGTACGGACCGGAGCGATCTGATCGGGGCCCTCGTGGCGGCCGGTGAGGACCCGGCGCGGATCCGTGACACGGTGATGGTGGCGATGCTGGCCGCGCACCACACGACGGGCGTGGCCGTGTCGTGGACCCTGCACCTGCTGGGACGCCACCCCGAGGTGGCCGAACGCGTCGCCGGGGAGCTGGACCGCGTGCTCGGCGACCGTGCGGTGCCCGGGTACGCCGATCTGCGGCGCCTGACGTATCTGGACATGGTCCTGAAGGAGTCGATGCGGCTGTTCCCGCCCGGTCCGTACGGTGCACGGGAGACGACCGAGGCGCTGGTCCTGGGCGCGTACGAGGTTCCGGCCGGGACGGTGATCTTCTATCCGTTCTGGGCCGTCCATCTGAACCCCGATCACTGGCCCGAGCCCGAGAGGTTCGTGCCCGAGCGGTTCCTTCCGGAAGAGGTGGCCAAGCGTCCGAGGCTGGCGTACATCCCGTTCGGCCTCGGGCCGCGCAGCTGTGAGGGCGCCGGTCTGGCCACGGTCGAGGCGCAACTGGTCCTGGCCGTACTGCTCAAGCGCTTCCGGTTCCGGCCTGTGCCAGGGCATGAGGTGACGCCGATCGAGCGGTTCGTGCTGTGGGCGGCCGATGACATCCGGATGTTCGTGAGTCGGCGGGAGGTGGGGGCGGGGAGCCCGTGA
- a CDS encoding ABC transporter substrate-binding protein, whose amino-acid sequence MRYRRPAALLAVALAGALTLAGCGDGGKDGADGKAGGSGTRTVTDANGEKVKVPAAPQKVVTLSEPTLDAALALGTRPIGATSGRGQSGVSGYLAPKAGSAEIVANTAEPDLDKLAALRPDLILLDETVGAKRVQDKLRRIAPTVLTAKLNAPWRDAFTATADALGRKADGAKWLTSFDSRLKTVKDGLGPNAGAVTSVIRWQNGAPSIVGKGKGHVGDTLAALGLKRPQGQQGESSGHSEPVSLERLDTIDGDWLFIGALGDRAAGDKALEEATAVPNFTKLKAVEKHHVVVIDGSAWNSSGGPLAAQAVLTDVEKALTKKS is encoded by the coding sequence ATGCGTTACCGCCGACCCGCCGCCCTGCTCGCCGTCGCCCTCGCCGGCGCCCTGACCCTCGCCGGCTGCGGGGACGGCGGCAAGGACGGCGCCGACGGCAAGGCGGGCGGCTCCGGCACCCGTACCGTCACCGACGCCAACGGCGAGAAGGTGAAGGTGCCCGCCGCCCCCCAGAAAGTGGTCACGCTCAGCGAGCCCACCCTCGACGCCGCGCTCGCTCTCGGCACCCGGCCGATCGGCGCCACCAGCGGCCGCGGCCAGTCCGGCGTCTCCGGCTACCTCGCCCCCAAGGCCGGGTCCGCCGAGATCGTCGCCAACACCGCCGAACCCGACCTGGACAAGCTCGCCGCCCTGCGGCCGGATTTGATCCTGCTCGACGAGACGGTGGGCGCCAAGCGCGTACAGGACAAGCTCCGCCGCATCGCCCCCACCGTGCTCACCGCCAAACTGAACGCCCCCTGGCGGGACGCCTTCACCGCGACCGCCGACGCCCTCGGCAGGAAGGCGGACGGCGCGAAGTGGCTCACCTCCTTCGACAGCCGCCTGAAGACCGTGAAGGACGGCCTCGGGCCCAACGCCGGAGCGGTCACCAGCGTCATCCGCTGGCAGAACGGCGCGCCCTCGATCGTCGGCAAGGGCAAGGGACACGTCGGCGACACCCTCGCCGCCCTCGGCCTCAAGCGGCCCCAGGGGCAGCAGGGCGAGAGCTCCGGCCACAGCGAACCGGTGAGCCTGGAGCGCCTGGACACCATCGACGGCGACTGGCTCTTCATCGGCGCGCTCGGCGACCGTGCCGCGGGCGACAAGGCTCTTGAGGAGGCCACCGCCGTACCGAACTTCACCAAGCTCAAGGCCGTCGAGAAGCATCACGTCGTGGTGATCGACGGCTCCGCGTGGAACAGCTCGGGCGGCCCGCTCGCCGCGCAGGCGGTTCTCACGGACGTCGAGAAGGCGCTGACGAAGAAGAGCTGA
- the fes gene encoding enterochelin esterase, with translation MTRTNSSAPTALPATPPRTPRPHPAETAESPRLTRLAAELAEAGSPRAHAAELARFWAETAATGTPLVEPLDGDPEHRAVTFLWRGDPATRQVLVLVNRLMDRTDLTTSLMRHLPGTDVWHLTYRLRTDHRGSYRIAPDTGGRPPGGLDRLAATGVRDPLNPHTIATRWHGPPGSVFELPHAPARPWPDPPRPGMPRGTVRRHQVPSAALGGDREVWTYEPAAPRTGRADGHTLVLLDGDMWFGQLHLEDILDGLMSDGTVPPLTVLAPHAVDNATRAREFGGRPAYVDFLAGELLPWAAGHLPVATDPARTVVAGQSLGGLTALYAGYAAPHRFGNVLAQSASLWWHPPGEQAGETAWITRRYAEGAPRALRLHLDVGLHEWGMLEQTRDLRHTLRAGGHTVTGADFNGGHDYACWTIALAQGLIALLGPEAPPSDPPSPVRPS, from the coding sequence ATGACCCGTACGAACAGCAGCGCCCCCACCGCCCTCCCGGCCACCCCGCCCCGCACGCCCCGACCCCACCCGGCCGAGACCGCGGAGAGCCCGCGCCTGACCCGTCTGGCCGCCGAGCTGGCCGAGGCCGGCTCGCCCCGCGCGCACGCCGCCGAACTGGCCCGGTTCTGGGCCGAGACGGCGGCCACCGGCACCCCGCTGGTCGAACCGCTCGACGGCGACCCCGAGCACCGCGCCGTCACCTTCCTGTGGCGCGGCGACCCCGCGACCCGCCAGGTGCTTGTGCTGGTCAACCGGCTGATGGACCGTACGGACCTCACCACGAGCCTGATGCGGCACCTGCCCGGTACGGACGTGTGGCACCTGACCTACCGCCTGCGCACCGACCACCGCGGCTCGTACCGCATCGCCCCCGACACCGGGGGGCGGCCACCCGGCGGCCTCGACCGGCTGGCCGCCACCGGCGTCCGCGACCCCCTCAACCCGCACACCATCGCCACCCGCTGGCACGGCCCGCCCGGCTCCGTCTTCGAGCTCCCGCACGCTCCCGCCCGCCCCTGGCCCGACCCCCCGCGACCCGGCATGCCGCGCGGTACGGTCCGGCGCCATCAGGTGCCCAGCGCGGCGCTCGGCGGGGACCGCGAGGTGTGGACGTACGAGCCGGCCGCGCCGCGAACGGGGCGCGCCGACGGGCACACCCTCGTCCTCCTCGACGGCGACATGTGGTTCGGCCAGCTGCACCTGGAAGACATCCTCGACGGCCTGATGTCCGACGGCACGGTCCCGCCGCTGACGGTGCTCGCCCCGCACGCGGTCGACAACGCCACCCGCGCCCGGGAGTTCGGCGGCCGTCCCGCGTACGTCGACTTCCTCGCCGGGGAGCTGCTGCCCTGGGCCGCCGGGCACCTGCCGGTCGCTACGGACCCGGCGCGCACGGTCGTCGCGGGACAGAGCCTCGGCGGGCTCACCGCCCTGTACGCCGGGTACGCGGCGCCGCACCGCTTCGGCAACGTCCTGGCCCAGTCCGCCTCCCTGTGGTGGCACCCGCCGGGCGAGCAGGCCGGGGAGACGGCGTGGATCACCCGCCGCTACGCCGAGGGGGCGCCGCGTGCGCTACGGCTGCACCTGGACGTGGGGCTCCACGAGTGGGGCATGCTCGAACAAACCCGTGACCTGCGCCACACGCTCCGCGCCGGCGGCCACACCGTCACCGGCGCCGACTTCAACGGCGGGCACGACTATGCCTGCTGGACCATCGCCCTGGCCCAGGGCCTGATCGCCCTGCTCGGACCGGAAGCCCCACCCAGCGACCCCCCTTCTCCTGTCAGACCTTCCTGA